actttattaGTTGTATAGCTTTTTTATAGCATTATGTGATGTGGgtattaaaagaaaagtcaTATTATTACAAGAAGTTATACAAAAATTCAAACTTGATTACTTGTATAGAGTTTTGTTAGCATTATGTAATGTGGGTATTATAGAAAAATTTAAATTGTTAAAAGAAGTTTTATAAGGTAAGTGGTTTCTAAAGTGGTTTGTGAATAAGGTAGAAAAAAGGATGTGTTCGGTTACAAGGATACGAAAAGGATGGTTTAAAGGCtgacattttattttcttaacctttgctactatatatattataatagcaGAGAGAGTTGGGACGTTACCGAGCTCTTGAATcatgcttaaatgttttataaccTGAACTTAGGCTCGTATCCGTTGATCTATGGAAGTGAGGCTAGTATGGTATACTCAAACCGGTTCTAGATTAAGCTGCAATGCCGTGTAGAAGGTAGTTTAGGCTAGTAAAAGCGAGGCATGTGGTGTGCTACATGAGAATGGAAGGGAGATTGTGATTTGataattttaagaaatattGTGAAGCTACAAAGGCATATGTACTAATGTACATAGAAACTAGGATTTTCAGTATCTACAAAGTAACTTTGATGGTGTTAACTTTGGAGTTTTTGCTAAGTGGTGTGATGATTTTCGATAATTGATAAGTTGCAGGTCATGGAGTTGCTTTAACAAGAGGATTTGCAAAtttaaaatgtttgtttttaataGGAGTTGAAAATCCATATTGGTAGTGTACTAGAAAATTTGAAGAGTTTATATTTGGTATTTTATGCTTGATAATGGAACAGTTCTGGCTGGAGATTCGAGTGCAGTAGTGTTTGCTGCAGTTGACTTGATATTGTTGGAATTAGGTTGTCGATGTTTGTAAGATTTAGAAGTCAAAATTTTAGTAGTATAATTGTATAAGAAAGTCGCACATGAGACAGAGGAGTTAGCAAATTATCAAAGCCCCACTGCCCCAGTAAATTTCTCCTACTATTTTGTtctgttaaaagaaaattagcATATGGTAATGATGGCATCTTGCGGTCTTGTAAAAATCGCATACGGAAACAAGGACCAAGAAGCTCATATAATATGGGAGACCTGCAACATCTTGCGTCATCTTTTACCACCGTTTTTCGGTTTATCATAGTTAGGAAGTAAGAAAATGTGGTTACATAGGATATGAATTGGATGATTCTCTTTATCTTGTATTACACTTGATAATTCAAGTTGGTTTATCCATTCATACTATGTAGCTACTAACTTTCTTACTCGAGTCACATGAAGCTTATGGCTAGATGTTCTTGTGTATTACACTATTACTTAAGTCACATGACGCAATCCTAGAAAAAAACTGGAGCTTAACCCTGCAAATTAGCGATTGCAAATTGGCCGGTTGGGTGAGTTCTGTAGTTGGTGAATACATGTTGCTTTCTGTATGGATGAaaaggttgggtcaggttgaccCACAAACCTATCTTGTCCcattgtgttttatttttgaataaaataaaactgtGTTAGATACTTAGATATGATTCACTACTAGGATGACTATCGATTTATATCCTTAAAACTTACATGTGGCATGATCATGTAACACTTTACTATGGACTATATAAAGAATTGTGGCTCAAAAGTTCACACTTGAAGATTTATAGGTAGAGAAACTCAGAAAACTTCCTTAAACAGTGAAAAATGAAGATCTCTTATTGTCCCGTTATGATGTGCACATTATATGTTTGTAGTATTTTCCAATTTCAGAGCAATCAAATATGCATATTATAAATGAAATTTTATGCTCCATTGAAGCTTGAAGTTTGATTTTGGTGTACAATATGATCAATGCTTcacattgatatttttgtttgtcaaaTGGTTTTTGTAGTTAATCGCATTGAAGCACGGAGCGATCAATTTGATATGTACATGCAGCTGGATGTGAATTCAGAGGTCTATCCCATGCACGTTGGTGAGAAGTTTATGATGGTACTAGCAACTACCTTGAATTTGGATGGAACCCCTGACAGTGGATTTTTTACTCCGGTACTTTTAACACTTCTGTTCCATATTCTATGACAGTGGATTCTGATACCATGATTTTGAAATAAAGTTTATACTATAGGCGAAAGTTTTACTAAATTCTGTTCCCATTTCCAGGGTGGCCGAAAGTCGCTTGCTGACAAATTTGAATACGTGATGCATGGAAAGTTATATAGGATCTCTGAGGAAGGCTCGGGAGCCAATGTTAAAGCGTATGTTGGTTCATCTTTATATATGTTACTGATGAAGTTTTGGTCTCTATGACTCTATGACTTATATCCGTGACTCGTTTATGCAGGGATATCTATGTTTCCTTTGGTGGTTTATTGATGTTGTTGAGAGGTGACCCCTCAATTGCAGCTAAGTTTGAGCTTGATCAGAGGTTGTTCATCCTCATAAGGAAGGTAGAGAAACATTCACTTTTTTAGTTTGCAACTATTTAATTAACTTCCAAACCGACTCCAGATTTATTCAACCTGACCCATTTTGCTGAAAGTTGGTTGGTCTCacaaaatttatcttttttttttgttgcaggTGGACAAGGCTTAATTCAACATACCGCAATCAAGGTCTGTTATGAAGTGAAAGTAATGGTAATTTGCCTTTATAACTCTGATGTAAAATGTGTTAAGTTGCTCATGATGTGTACCTTTTGGGTTGCCATGAATTGTTCAAGTGGAAGTCGCCAACTTATTAATTGTATGACTTGATAGATTTCTGATCATATGGTATAAACATGGCATTTTTGAAGATTCTCCTTACATCTCTATTATGCATATGAACAAGCTCGAGTTTAAAGTATGGCACCTATAAACTCATCtcattttttcagttttttaaagaaaaaaaaatacaaatgtgTGTGTGAGTTTTTAAGACCAACTTCTAAAcatataaaaaccaaatatcTATCACTAAAAGagttaaattattttaatatcaaattaataatataacaaaattataaaattaatatttttataaatcaaagtttgtgttatttttttattattaacttgtaaagtttattttaactataagCATGCTACATTGATTCATATTATCGTCAcacatcttattattattatttgttttatagttTTTCATATCTTAGACTTGATATGTTAATTTCACTTTCAGTTAATGTTTTTATAACATAATCCtaaattattatatgaaaaagcAAAGAGCATTCGATGAGTTTAGACTTTTACTTCTAGGTTTAACTGTACAAAGGTTGGATTATTGTGTATGTTTAGAGCTTGTTGagaatgtttttgaattctaCTGTTGCAGCTCTAACTGGAGCATTACTAGTAGCTATTTATTTAGATTCAAATCAATCTCCCTGCTTGCGAGGCAAAGGAATTCTTATCATAACttaataatcaaaattttaatggaaaatatataagaGGACTTGGAAGATATTCTGTTTGCTTGTTGGTAGTGTGACTATGGAAACATCGCAGCAAGCCAACAATGTACATTTTCAGGATTACAATGCAACAAGAGATGAACTATTTTATATTGTATTAGTTTCGTATCTTTGAATATGCACACgtaattaattttcttttacttgACAAATTAGTTCGAGTCATTTGACGTAATTTCTCTTACTCTTTGCTTGATTAGAGTATTTAGTAAGTCGTtccaaaaaaattatgaaaaaatgaCATCCTCCTCAATTTTAACatctcttatttatttatttttttcaaaatattatattatcacatattaacattttgattgatttatatctttttccggagaaaataatctagtttctTTTAATAAGTCAATAAACATGCATGAATTTATATCTGTGCCATATTAATACCACAATCATATCCCTATTAATATGCATTTCTATTCCATTAGCCATTGAAATGGCCATCATCCTTTGTTAATTCATAAGTTTGTTCGAAATTTTTCTTCATTCAAGGTCCTCTTTATAGTATTGTATCAATGCATGATTCTTTAGCTATAATTTGCTATCGATTGAGGTAAAGATCGTAGCGAAGAAATCGTCGTTAACTATAGTCTATAGagattcttttgtttttataaaaatttatatagggGTTGAGTTGAATTATACAGTTGTGACAATTTTATGATGATTGCATCGTAAAGCATGTTAAGCTGGTGACCATAATAAATATATGGTGGATGTATATTGTTCCGATGATGGTGTGACTATCAATTGAAGGCTTTTATCACCATTT
The Erigeron canadensis isolate Cc75 chromosome 2, C_canadensis_v1, whole genome shotgun sequence DNA segment above includes these coding regions:
- the LOC122586463 gene encoding DNA-directed RNA polymerases II and V subunit 8A-like, yielding MVETLFEDIFRVDQLDPDGKKFDKVNRIEARSDQFDMYMQLDVNSEVYPMHVGEKFMMVLATTLNLDGTPDSGFFTPGGRKSLADKFEYVMHGKLYRISEEGSGANVKADIYVSFGGLLMLLRGDPSIAAKFELDQRLFILIRKVDKA